In a genomic window of Chryseobacterium sp. G0162:
- a CDS encoding PepSY-associated TM helix domain-containing protein, with amino-acid sequence MKKNHHHKKKQPGFFKKWSAKLHLWFGLVIGFLIFIISITGALYVFKDEVENYTRKDVIYHNEQNIDQKQILPIRVMEKAVAEQVKEKYPIHWVNIPMDKKMSYMFFWYEHNTDAWNYFDEFPIYKQAYVNPYTGKVLRVYDEKNGFFNIVKMIHWSYLLKQDWGTYVVGIPVIIFIIMLITGIVLWWPKNKAARKQRFSFKWKNIKSWKRKNYDLHNVLGFYASIFALIFSITGLFYAFFVVQAMIYVIFSGGETQYPDFSHIKTKAPIELRTENTLDKIINTVKEKYPESYGFAIDLGHEHMDDHEHPNFEVYVKHLTYSYHKSSSLIFDENSGELLHTHDPKDKNFGEKVVGANYDIHVGAILGLPTKIIAFIVSLICASLPVTGFMIWWGRRKKKPVKKA; translated from the coding sequence ATGAAGAAAAATCATCACCATAAGAAGAAACAACCTGGATTTTTTAAGAAATGGTCTGCTAAGCTCCATTTATGGTTTGGGCTCGTCATTGGATTTTTAATCTTTATTATCTCTATTACCGGAGCATTATATGTGTTTAAGGATGAGGTGGAAAACTACACCCGAAAGGATGTGATCTACCACAATGAACAGAATATTGATCAAAAACAGATTCTTCCCATCCGTGTTATGGAAAAGGCTGTTGCCGAGCAGGTAAAAGAAAAATACCCAATCCATTGGGTCAATATTCCTATGGATAAGAAAATGTCCTATATGTTCTTCTGGTATGAGCATAATACGGATGCCTGGAATTATTTTGATGAATTTCCGATCTATAAGCAGGCCTATGTAAACCCATACACGGGAAAAGTACTGAGAGTATATGATGAAAAGAACGGATTCTTCAATATTGTCAAAATGATCCACTGGAGCTACCTTCTGAAACAGGATTGGGGAACTTATGTAGTGGGAATACCTGTGATTATCTTTATCATTATGCTCATTACAGGAATCGTTTTATGGTGGCCTAAAAATAAAGCAGCAAGAAAACAACGTTTTTCTTTTAAATGGAAGAATATTAAAAGCTGGAAAAGAAAGAACTACGATCTTCATAACGTATTGGGCTTTTATGCTTCAATCTTTGCCCTTATCTTTTCGATTACCGGGTTGTTTTACGCATTCTTTGTAGTTCAGGCGATGATTTATGTGATATTTTCCGGAGGGGAAACCCAATATCCTGATTTCTCGCATATCAAAACAAAAGCTCCAATTGAACTAAGAACTGAAAATACTCTGGATAAAATTATCAATACAGTTAAAGAAAAATACCCTGAATCTTATGGTTTTGCTATCGATCTTGGACATGAGCATATGGATGATCATGAGCACCCTAATTTTGAGGTCTATGTAAAACACCTTACCTATTCATATCACAAAAGCAGCAGTCTTATTTTTGACGAAAACTCAGGAGAATTGCTGCATACTCATGATCCAAAAGATAAAAACTTTGGAGAAAAGGTAGTAGGCGCCAATTACGATATCCACGTAGGGGCTATTTTAGGGCTTCCTACAAAGATTATTGCTTTTATTGTAAGTCTTATCTGCGCTTCTCTTCCTGTAACAGGTTTTATGATCTGGTGGGGTCGAAGAAAGAAAAAACCGGTAAAAAAAGCTTAA
- a CDS encoding TonB-dependent receptor — MKKAILSAASLGTIMVFGQVKDTLQTQNVDEVVMTASRKKENIKEVPSSITVVGEKQIQSQLTVNSDITSILQYTVPSLGTNSGQTSNTGQTLRGRQVLVLIDGIPQSTPLRNGARDLRSIDPSAIERVEVIKGASSIYGNGADGGIINYITKRNKTDQKISGISQIGFTGQPYGGTLGVRASQLLSGKMNRFDYTLSLAYERTGYMKDADGVFLSPTYSTAKMDNYNGLLKLGYNINDNQRIEASYIGYSSRSDLNLGLSTGKYGTKPTIGEGLGKGLETTPQGTPKNHNIRVSYDNKNLFAGTALNVNLYYQDFKTVYGYSDTFFNGGQSNVLSKKAGARFNFDTQLWNSANSQGEIIYGVDILNDQTVQKLEDGRFWTPNMSMTNIAPFLLAKVDLLKKLTIKAGLRYENIKVNVDDFNTLSVIKSDGTFTKSIPVEGGKLNYNALVGNIGIRYNIEPYINLFASFSQAYSINELGRILRTSTSETIKSLETKPIIVNNYELGATGQLSSWLNYELTSYVSTSKLGASFVQSPDRALMIQRSPEIVYGVEGFLHFTPTKWIQFGGSYSWMEGITSVKDDGDYSTKINNSRISAPKVLAYIQAKPVPALSVGLDMLHSFTQNRFTPNIKTGLYSYGEGYVPEYTVFNFKSSYEVNRNWKLSLGIENIFNKKYQPAIAWWTARDSEFVNALGMRGTFIIEYKF, encoded by the coding sequence ATGAAAAAAGCAATTTTATCAGCTGCCAGTCTGGGAACTATAATGGTTTTTGGCCAGGTAAAAGATACTTTACAAACCCAAAATGTGGATGAGGTTGTGATGACGGCTTCCAGAAAAAAGGAGAACATTAAAGAGGTTCCCAGTTCAATCACAGTAGTGGGAGAAAAGCAGATTCAGTCTCAATTGACGGTTAATTCTGATATTACAAGCATCCTGCAATACACCGTTCCCAGTTTAGGAACCAATTCCGGGCAGACTTCAAACACCGGACAGACCTTAAGAGGCCGTCAGGTATTAGTATTGATTGACGGAATTCCACAGTCTACTCCATTACGAAACGGTGCAAGAGATCTGAGATCCATAGATCCTTCAGCCATTGAAAGAGTGGAGGTTATTAAAGGAGCATCATCAATCTACGGAAATGGTGCTGACGGAGGGATTATCAATTATATCACAAAAAGAAATAAAACAGATCAAAAGATTTCCGGAATATCACAGATTGGTTTTACCGGACAACCTTACGGAGGAACATTAGGAGTAAGAGCCAGCCAGCTTTTATCCGGTAAGATGAACAGATTTGATTACACCCTTTCATTAGCATATGAAAGAACAGGCTATATGAAAGACGCTGACGGCGTTTTCCTAAGCCCTACTTACAGTACTGCGAAAATGGACAATTACAATGGTTTGTTGAAACTGGGCTATAACATTAATGATAATCAAAGAATTGAAGCATCTTATATTGGCTATTCCTCAAGATCAGATCTTAATCTGGGTCTAAGTACAGGAAAGTATGGTACGAAGCCTACGATTGGTGAAGGATTGGGAAAAGGATTGGAAACAACTCCTCAGGGAACACCAAAAAACCATAATATCAGGGTAAGTTATGATAATAAGAACCTGTTTGCAGGAACTGCATTAAACGTAAATCTTTATTATCAGGATTTTAAAACAGTTTACGGATACAGTGATACCTTTTTCAATGGTGGTCAGTCTAACGTTCTTTCTAAAAAAGCAGGTGCCCGATTCAATTTTGATACCCAGCTTTGGAATTCTGCGAATTCTCAGGGAGAAATCATCTATGGAGTGGATATTCTGAACGATCAAACCGTACAAAAACTGGAAGATGGCAGATTCTGGACTCCCAATATGAGCATGACCAATATCGCGCCTTTCTTATTGGCAAAAGTTGACCTGTTAAAAAAATTGACCATCAAGGCGGGACTTCGTTATGAAAACATCAAAGTGAATGTAGATGACTTTAATACCCTTTCTGTAATTAAAAGTGACGGAACATTTACCAAGAGTATTCCTGTGGAAGGAGGAAAACTTAACTATAATGCTTTAGTAGGAAATATTGGAATCCGTTACAATATTGAACCTTATATCAATCTTTTTGCAAGTTTTTCACAGGCCTACTCTATCAATGAATTGGGAAGAATCTTAAGAACCTCAACGTCAGAAACCATTAAAAGTCTTGAAACAAAACCCATTATTGTCAACAATTACGAACTGGGAGCCACAGGACAGCTTTCCAGCTGGCTTAATTATGAGTTGACTTCTTATGTAAGTACTTCAAAACTGGGAGCCTCATTCGTACAGAGTCCTGACAGAGCTCTGATGATCCAGAGGTCACCGGAAATAGTATATGGAGTGGAAGGATTTTTACACTTTACCCCAACAAAATGGATCCAGTTTGGTGGAAGCTACAGCTGGATGGAAGGAATTACCTCTGTAAAAGATGACGGAGATTATTCCACCAAGATCAACAACAGTAGAATCTCAGCACCTAAGGTGCTTGCCTACATTCAGGCAAAACCTGTTCCTGCATTATCTGTAGGGTTGGATATGCTTCATTCATTTACTCAAAACAGATTTACTCCAAATATCAAAACCGGATTATATTCTTATGGAGAAGGGTATGTCCCGGAATATACGGTTTTCAATTTCAAGTCAAGCTATGAAGTCAACCGCAACTGGAAGCTATCTTTAGGTATCGAGAACATATTCAATAAAAAATACCAACCTGCTATCGCGTGGTGGACAGCAAGAGACAGTGAATTCGTTAATGCGCTGGGGATGAGAGGAACTTTCATTATTGAATATAAATTTTAA
- a CDS encoding PepSY-associated TM helix domain-containing protein, which translates to MRKKQHHKKKISPKKKWSAKLHLWFGLSVGIIVFIVSLTGTLYVFKDEVQDSLRKEAIYVKQNEINKKPLSIEILREKVSLELNEKYPVSSVEIPLDKSKSYRFLYYDKSKKGWNYFQQVLINKQVYVNQYTGEILAVYNEKYDVFNILKYIHWGLLLNSEWGPYVTGIPTVLFIIMLITGIILWWPKNKNARKGRFWFNWENVKNWKRKNYDLHNVLGFYASFIALIMSVTGIYFAYPYVKNTFNLTLSGYWEPPKEKEVKSPDSLMVKRDAVFDIAAFQTEKLYAGSSSFRITLNGKNKKGKELKNLPVTVYGQDGRFSERNLLTFDKYSGKLLANKPHHKLKAAEKYANANYDVHTGSYFGLFGKIIWFIAGLICTSLPVTGFLVWWGKRKKQGKKI; encoded by the coding sequence ATGAGAAAAAAGCAACACCATAAAAAGAAAATTTCTCCAAAGAAGAAATGGTCTGCCAAACTGCATTTGTGGTTTGGTTTGTCAGTTGGTATCATTGTGTTCATAGTCTCTCTTACAGGGACTTTGTACGTTTTTAAAGATGAAGTACAAGATAGCCTTCGTAAAGAAGCCATCTATGTAAAACAGAATGAAATCAATAAAAAACCCTTATCCATCGAAATTCTTCGTGAAAAAGTAAGTCTGGAGCTTAACGAGAAATATCCTGTGAGCTCAGTTGAAATCCCTTTGGACAAAAGTAAATCCTATCGTTTTTTATACTATGATAAGAGTAAGAAAGGATGGAACTATTTTCAACAGGTTCTCATCAATAAACAGGTGTATGTCAACCAGTATACCGGAGAAATTCTTGCTGTTTACAATGAAAAGTATGATGTATTTAATATTCTGAAGTATATCCATTGGGGACTTTTACTGAATTCAGAATGGGGACCTTATGTAACGGGAATTCCAACGGTATTATTTATTATTATGCTGATCACCGGAATTATTCTATGGTGGCCGAAAAATAAAAATGCAAGAAAAGGAAGGTTCTGGTTCAACTGGGAAAATGTAAAAAACTGGAAACGCAAAAATTATGATCTTCATAATGTATTAGGGTTCTATGCCTCATTTATTGCCTTAATAATGAGTGTAACAGGGATTTACTTTGCCTATCCTTATGTAAAAAACACTTTTAATCTTACCTTATCCGGTTATTGGGAACCTCCAAAAGAAAAGGAAGTCAAATCCCCGGATTCTCTGATGGTAAAGAGAGATGCAGTTTTTGATATCGCAGCATTCCAGACAGAAAAACTATACGCAGGATCATCCAGTTTCAGAATTACTTTAAATGGAAAAAATAAAAAAGGAAAGGAGCTCAAAAACCTTCCGGTCACAGTATACGGCCAGGATGGAAGATTCAGTGAAAGAAACCTGCTTACTTTCGATAAATATTCAGGAAAACTACTAGCCAATAAACCTCATCACAAACTCAAAGCCGCAGAAAAATATGCGAATGCCAATTATGATGTCCACACCGGATCTTATTTCGGATTGTTTGGAAAAATCATCTGGTTTATCGCAGGACTTATCTGCACCTCACTCCCTGTTACCGGATTTTTGGTCTGGTGGGGAAAAAGAAAGAAACAAGGAAAGAAAATATAA
- a CDS encoding TonB-dependent siderophore receptor, translated as MKRITIGAALLTSMLSFAQEKKDTIKSNDIEEVIVNGRYYQKYKLNEVSGSLRIQTPILELPQNVQSVSSQVLSDQITLNMSEGIVRNVSGARKVEHWDNVYSNVYMRGASIATFMNGMNVSSTWGPINPDASIIDRIEFVKGPAGFMGSMGDPAGFYNVVTKKPTGKFANSVRFTTGSYNLFRGEADLDGVLVKDGVLDYRINLMGSSNKSWVENDKTSKIIVAPSITFRPTKTTTFTAQYNYQYLKFNQPGAYLMSNDGYASLNVHTNFNDPNFKQTEVKDQSLFLSLDQKLFKDWVWSTQYAYMDLNYDGGSWWGTFDPANKNILNRTLSNWQAKGKNHIFQTYVRGTLNTGNIVHKIIAGFDYGDRRYEADFSSYSKIVDGKETLQFPIDIYNVNYGVDPTRLPSSDFYTLNTSAPFYNDQGVKYTSYYAQDQIEMFDNKLRLTLAGRYTSGKTYSAYPNLSPGTPIVPDTAGEFTPRVGMSYSINENFSAYGIYDKTFVPQSATGINNTKITDPFKGQNIEFGLKKDWFGGKWNSTFSVYEIRRKNILVSGPIAENGGNPFQVATGEQRARGFESDIKGEIIKGLNIIINYAYTDAKTIKDSEPANIGIQSPGNAKNVQNTWINYRFENGMMKGFGISAGYQYQGGRQSWYGVNAKKDQSLPDYFDTNFGISYVAKKFDVNLMLNNVLNRALYSGYRGDLGEYAWIYNAPRNWRLSIGYKF; from the coding sequence ATGAAAAGAATAACAATAGGAGCTGCATTATTAACATCAATGTTAAGTTTTGCACAGGAAAAAAAAGACACCATCAAATCCAACGATATTGAAGAAGTAATTGTTAATGGAAGGTATTACCAAAAGTACAAACTAAACGAAGTTTCAGGTTCATTAAGAATTCAGACACCAATTCTTGAACTTCCTCAAAACGTACAATCAGTAAGTTCACAAGTTCTTTCTGATCAGATCACATTGAATATGTCTGAAGGAATTGTCCGTAATGTAAGTGGAGCAAGAAAAGTAGAACACTGGGATAACGTGTATTCCAATGTTTATATGAGAGGAGCCAGTATTGCCACGTTCATGAATGGAATGAATGTTTCTTCTACATGGGGTCCTATCAATCCTGATGCATCCATTATTGATAGAATAGAGTTTGTAAAAGGTCCTGCCGGATTTATGGGTTCTATGGGAGATCCTGCAGGGTTCTATAATGTAGTAACTAAAAAGCCAACAGGAAAATTTGCAAACAGTGTACGTTTCACTACGGGAAGCTATAATCTTTTCAGAGGTGAAGCAGATCTGGATGGAGTTCTTGTGAAAGACGGAGTTTTAGACTACCGAATTAACTTAATGGGAAGTTCCAACAAATCATGGGTCGAAAACGATAAAACAAGCAAAATCATTGTTGCTCCATCTATTACTTTCAGACCTACAAAGACAACTACATTTACAGCACAATACAATTATCAGTATTTAAAATTCAATCAGCCCGGAGCTTATCTGATGTCTAATGACGGATATGCTTCACTGAATGTACATACCAACTTTAATGATCCCAATTTCAAGCAAACTGAAGTTAAAGATCAAAGTTTATTCTTGAGCTTAGACCAGAAACTTTTCAAAGATTGGGTTTGGAGCACACAATATGCTTATATGGACTTGAACTATGACGGAGGCTCATGGTGGGGAACTTTTGACCCAGCTAATAAAAATATTTTAAATAGAACATTAAGCAACTGGCAGGCAAAAGGAAAAAACCACATTTTCCAGACCTATGTAAGAGGAACGCTTAATACTGGAAACATTGTTCATAAAATTATTGCTGGATTCGATTATGGAGATAGAAGATACGAAGCAGACTTTTCTTCCTATTCAAAAATTGTAGATGGTAAAGAAACCTTACAATTTCCTATTGATATTTATAATGTGAATTATGGAGTAGATCCTACCAGGCTACCTTCTTCTGACTTTTATACGTTAAACACCTCTGCTCCTTTTTATAATGATCAGGGAGTAAAATATACATCTTATTATGCTCAGGATCAGATTGAAATGTTTGATAATAAGTTAAGATTAACCTTAGCAGGAAGATATACAAGTGGAAAAACTTATTCTGCTTATCCTAACCTAAGCCCAGGCACTCCTATCGTACCCGATACAGCTGGTGAGTTTACACCAAGAGTTGGAATGAGCTATTCTATTAATGAAAACTTCTCTGCTTACGGAATTTATGATAAAACCTTTGTGCCACAATCCGCAACAGGGATTAATAATACAAAGATTACAGATCCTTTCAAAGGTCAAAATATTGAATTTGGTTTAAAAAAAGACTGGTTTGGCGGAAAATGGAACTCTACTTTCTCCGTATATGAAATCAGAAGGAAAAACATACTTGTGTCCGGACCTATAGCAGAAAATGGTGGAAATCCATTTCAGGTTGCTACCGGGGAGCAAAGAGCAAGAGGTTTTGAATCTGATATCAAAGGAGAAATTATCAAAGGGTTGAACATTATCATCAATTATGCTTATACTGATGCTAAAACAATTAAAGATAGTGAACCTGCCAACATTGGAATTCAGTCTCCGGGAAATGCCAAAAATGTTCAAAATACATGGATCAATTACAGATTTGAAAATGGTATGATGAAAGGTTTCGGAATCTCAGCAGGATATCAATATCAGGGTGGAAGACAGTCTTGGTATGGAGTAAATGCTAAAAAAGACCAAAGTCTTCCGGATTATTTTGACACCAACTTCGGAATTTCTTATGTTGCCAAAAAATTCGATGTTAATTTAATGCTGAACAATGTTCTTAACAGAGCACTTTACAGTGGATACAGAGGAGATCTTGGTGAATATGCGTGGATCTACAATGCGCCACGTAACTGGAGATTATCAATCGGATATAAATTCTAA
- a CDS encoding TonB-dependent siderophore receptor: protein MKKIILSASILSSVVVLAQQKDTLKTKSIDEVIISTYVKKDSEYSNKMPLKAIEDPQVYSSIDKGVLENQLLFTVDDAFRNVAGAQKMWSATNRAGDGGVYLNLRGFVAGNSIRNGMVAPITTSMDAINVERIEVLKGPSATLFGSNVTSYGGVVNRVTKKPFETFAGAVSLAGGSYNFYRVQADVNTPLTQDKKLLFRLNTAYTNQGTFQRTNAKNSFYAFTPSITYRPTDNLEINAELEMFETNSYPETAFFFYVPSAQLGADSMDKLEKLGYNYKQSYTGEGLKTIGKARNFFGQVNYKINEHIKSSTNVSTAYSYSDGFNPYFYFAPKGMVTGNASDTELGVVRADQSTKDSKRTYFQIQQNFNFDFNIGSVRNRTVAGFDYMRLNDNQYFMFTNFDWVPFTGTDYTNMNGQTLGAMYDNLRNQPDFEKNNTYISSGKKDTYSGYISNVITPVAGLNILTSVRYETNNYRGGQVGQNKTAEYKQGAWSPKFGVVYQILPEKLSVFGNYQNSFTVNGYYTSDKAGNVTLSTPERANQFEGGIKTNLIKGRITTTLSYYNIQVKNTLLNTGEMTGTGQAVQNQAGLLRSQGVELEANAYLIKGFSVIAGVSYNDMKYTEADNTVIGRRPATASSPWLVNFNASYQFLDGKLKGLGFGVGGNYASDNKIVNSTTMGTFILPKYLVLNANAFYDTKKFRIGVKVDNFTNEHYWSGYTTANAQALANVLGSFTYKF, encoded by the coding sequence ATGAAAAAGATAATACTGAGTGCATCCATACTTTCAAGTGTAGTAGTTCTTGCGCAACAGAAAGACACTCTAAAAACTAAAAGCATTGATGAAGTAATCATCAGCACTTATGTGAAAAAAGACAGTGAATATTCCAACAAAATGCCTTTAAAAGCGATAGAAGATCCGCAAGTATATTCTTCAATAGACAAAGGAGTACTGGAAAATCAATTGTTATTTACAGTAGATGATGCATTCAGGAATGTTGCCGGTGCACAAAAGATGTGGAGCGCAACAAACAGAGCGGGAGACGGAGGAGTCTATCTAAATCTAAGAGGTTTCGTAGCAGGAAATTCTATAAGAAACGGAATGGTTGCTCCTATTACAACGTCTATGGATGCCATTAATGTGGAAAGAATTGAAGTATTGAAAGGTCCTTCTGCTACATTATTCGGAAGTAATGTAACTTCTTATGGGGGAGTTGTAAACAGAGTTACCAAAAAACCTTTTGAAACTTTTGCTGGTGCTGTTTCTCTAGCAGGAGGAAGTTATAATTTTTATAGAGTACAGGCAGACGTAAACACTCCTCTTACACAAGATAAAAAATTATTATTCAGATTAAATACAGCTTATACTAACCAGGGAACTTTCCAGAGAACCAATGCGAAGAATTCTTTCTATGCATTTACTCCATCCATTACTTATCGTCCTACGGATAACTTAGAGATCAATGCTGAATTGGAAATGTTTGAAACCAACTCGTATCCTGAGACAGCTTTCTTCTTTTATGTGCCAAGTGCACAGCTTGGTGCAGATAGCATGGACAAACTGGAAAAGCTAGGTTATAATTATAAACAATCTTACACAGGAGAAGGTCTTAAAACTATAGGTAAGGCCAGAAATTTCTTTGGACAGGTTAACTATAAAATTAATGAGCATATTAAATCCTCTACGAATGTAAGTACGGCTTATTCTTATTCTGATGGATTTAACCCTTATTTCTATTTTGCTCCGAAAGGAATGGTTACAGGAAATGCAAGTGATACAGAATTAGGAGTTGTAAGAGCTGATCAGTCAACCAAAGACAGCAAAAGAACTTATTTCCAGATTCAGCAGAATTTCAATTTTGATTTTAATATAGGAAGTGTCAGAAATAGAACTGTAGCTGGTTTTGACTATATGAGATTAAATGACAATCAATACTTTATGTTTACCAACTTTGACTGGGTTCCGTTCACAGGTACAGACTATACTAATATGAACGGGCAGACATTAGGAGCAATGTATGATAATCTGAGAAATCAGCCTGATTTTGAAAAAAATAACACCTATATAAGCTCTGGTAAAAAAGATACCTATAGTGGCTATATTTCTAACGTTATTACACCAGTAGCCGGTCTTAACATTCTTACTTCAGTACGATATGAAACAAATAACTACAGAGGAGGCCAGGTAGGGCAAAATAAAACAGCCGAATATAAGCAGGGAGCATGGTCTCCAAAATTTGGAGTTGTTTACCAAATTCTTCCAGAAAAATTATCCGTATTTGGAAATTATCAAAACAGCTTTACTGTAAATGGATATTATACTTCAGACAAGGCTGGAAATGTAACACTTTCAACTCCTGAAAGAGCCAATCAGTTTGAAGGTGGTATCAAAACAAATCTTATCAAAGGAAGAATTACAACAACCTTGAGCTACTATAATATTCAGGTGAAAAATACCCTTCTTAATACGGGTGAAATGACAGGAACAGGACAGGCTGTACAAAACCAAGCTGGTTTATTAAGAAGCCAGGGAGTAGAATTGGAAGCAAACGCTTATCTGATCAAAGGATTCTCCGTGATTGCCGGAGTAAGCTATAATGATATGAAGTACACAGAAGCTGATAACACAGTAATCGGAAGAAGACCAGCTACTGCTTCATCTCCATGGTTGGTTAATTTCAATGCAAGCTACCAATTCCTTGACGGAAAATTAAAAGGACTTGGTTTCGGAGTTGGAGGAAACTATGCCAGTGACAACAAGATTGTGAACTCTACAACCATGGGTACGTTCATCCTTCCAAAATATCTGGTACTGAATGCCAATGCATTTTACGATACTAAAAAATTCAGAATCGGGGTAAAAGTAGACAACTTTACGAACGAACATTATTGGAGCGGATATACAACAGCCAATGCTCAGGCCCTTGCCAACGTATTGGGAAGCTTCACTTATAAATTTTAA
- a CDS encoding PepSY-associated TM helix domain-containing protein, with amino-acid sequence MKLKTAKRWFNWHKWTSLICTVFLLYLCVTGLPLIFHEEIEHLLEDNKEALAQNHEKLSLDKLVKIAESRYPGEKARFVFWDENEKNKVLFDIVDQPNAPYEKSKYLVLNEYTGEVLGAPRTDGLMNIILKLHTDMFLGIPGKLFLGLMGILFMISIVSGIVLYGPIMKKYDFGMVRKNKSKRLKWLDTHNLLGIAITAWMVVVGFTGVINTLSDVIVGLWQQGQLAEMTAPYKNQKPLTGHFSSLEDAKKAAENTIKDMKVSIIAYPGTDFTSKHHYAVFMRGNTELTSKLLKPVLIDAKTGTVTDSRDMPWYVNALFISEPLHFGNYGGMILKIVWTVFDVFTILVLITGLYLWIARRKSEKQQMKLMTPKNTGR; translated from the coding sequence ATGAAGCTAAAAACTGCTAAACGCTGGTTTAATTGGCATAAATGGACAAGCCTTATCTGTACCGTTTTTCTACTGTATCTCTGTGTAACAGGTTTACCGTTGATCTTTCACGAAGAAATTGAACATCTTTTGGAAGACAACAAAGAAGCCTTAGCTCAAAATCATGAAAAACTGAGCTTAGATAAACTTGTAAAAATTGCTGAGTCCAGATATCCGGGAGAGAAGGCAAGATTTGTTTTCTGGGATGAAAATGAAAAAAACAAAGTCCTTTTTGATATTGTTGATCAACCTAACGCTCCATATGAAAAAAGTAAATATTTAGTTTTGAATGAATATACCGGCGAAGTTTTAGGAGCTCCCAGAACAGACGGTTTAATGAATATCATTTTAAAACTCCATACAGATATGTTTCTCGGTATACCGGGGAAACTTTTTTTAGGATTAATGGGAATACTTTTCATGATATCCATTGTTTCAGGAATCGTTCTTTATGGGCCTATTATGAAAAAGTACGACTTTGGAATGGTCCGTAAAAATAAATCCAAGAGACTTAAATGGCTGGATACTCATAACTTATTGGGAATTGCCATTACTGCGTGGATGGTTGTCGTAGGATTTACAGGGGTAATCAATACTCTTTCTGATGTAATTGTTGGTCTATGGCAGCAAGGCCAGCTAGCAGAAATGACCGCTCCTTATAAGAATCAGAAGCCATTGACCGGACATTTCAGTTCATTGGAAGATGCTAAGAAAGCAGCAGAAAATACGATTAAAGATATGAAAGTATCTATAATTGCTTACCCAGGCACTGATTTCACAAGTAAACACCATTACGCAGTTTTTATGCGTGGAAATACTGAACTTACTTCAAAACTTTTAAAACCTGTGCTAATAGATGCCAAAACCGGAACTGTAACAGATTCCAGGGATATGCCATGGTATGTTAATGCACTTTTTATTTCTGAGCCTCTACATTTTGGAAATTATGGAGGCATGATACTAAAGATTGTATGGACCGTTTTTGATGTTTTTACAATTCTTGTCCTCATCACGGGTCTTTATTTATGGATTGCCAGAAGAAAGTCTGAAAAACAACAAATGAAATTAATGACGCCCAAAAATACAGGAAGATGA